From the Micromonospora sediminicola genome, one window contains:
- a CDS encoding elongation factor G, translating into MNLGIVAHVDAGKTSLTERLLYEAGAVSRPGSVDAGTTRTDSMELERRRGITIRAAVTSITIGDLRINLLDTPGHPDFIAEVERSLAVLDAAVLVVSSVEGVQPQTVAIWRALRRIGVPTVVFLNKVDRRGADVDRVVGQVRQRLGARPVLLTAVAGQGGAEARVRAVGLDAEPVVEAVAEVDDPVAARWLANEPVRVRDVRRAIRSGVRRAELTPVACGSAITGAGVRQLCHLLADLLPRGAERDGPLAGTVFAVDRDGHGRRAWLRLWSGRLQVRDRVQLAGSRPQTVTQIAVIEPDGVLVRPSVSAGQIAAVRGVSARIGQHIGDPPRRHVYRFPPPTRQAVVEPVDPEQRLAMFAGLAELADEDPLVDLRLDEREAEAVIRLHGEVQKEVLAALMADRYGVRVRFSGTSTACIERVAGTGTAEERANERGNPYLAGLGLRIEAAPVGHGIEFRPGVEPGRLPPAFVAATEEGVRAALRQGRYGWPVTDCTVTMTASRYWPRQSSSHQKFAKSMSSVAADFRNLAPVVVAAALRRAGTRVCQPVERFDVNLPQRAVETVMALLGRLGAVVHDTTLAGGYLEVSGTLPSARVPQVVAALPDLTGGEAVLSTTFDHYAPVTAEESPTAPRRGPDPGDREAWFRAVPR; encoded by the coding sequence GTGAACCTCGGAATCGTCGCCCATGTTGACGCCGGCAAGACCAGCCTGACCGAACGCCTGCTCTACGAGGCCGGCGCCGTGTCCCGGCCGGGCAGCGTCGACGCCGGCACGACGCGGACCGACTCGATGGAGTTGGAGCGCCGGCGCGGCATCACCATCCGGGCGGCCGTCACGTCCATCACGATCGGTGATCTGCGTATCAACCTGCTGGACACCCCCGGTCACCCCGACTTCATCGCGGAGGTCGAGCGTTCGCTGGCCGTGCTGGACGCCGCCGTGCTCGTGGTGTCGAGTGTGGAGGGTGTCCAGCCGCAGACCGTCGCCATCTGGCGGGCGCTGCGCCGCATCGGTGTGCCGACGGTGGTGTTCCTCAACAAGGTGGACCGCCGCGGCGCCGACGTCGACCGGGTGGTGGGCCAGGTGCGCCAGCGGCTCGGGGCACGTCCGGTCCTGCTCACCGCGGTCGCCGGCCAGGGTGGTGCCGAGGCCCGGGTGCGGGCCGTGGGCCTCGACGCCGAGCCGGTGGTCGAGGCGGTGGCGGAGGTCGACGACCCGGTGGCGGCGCGGTGGCTGGCGAACGAGCCGGTGCGCGTCCGCGACGTCCGGCGGGCGATCCGGAGCGGGGTCCGCCGCGCCGAGCTCACCCCGGTGGCGTGCGGCTCGGCGATCACCGGAGCCGGCGTACGGCAGCTGTGTCACCTCCTCGCCGACCTGCTGCCGCGCGGCGCCGAGCGGGACGGCCCGCTGGCGGGCACCGTCTTCGCCGTGGATCGGGACGGGCACGGCCGGCGGGCCTGGCTGCGGTTGTGGTCCGGGCGGCTGCAGGTGCGGGATCGGGTGCAGCTGGCCGGAAGCCGCCCGCAGACGGTGACCCAGATCGCCGTCATCGAGCCCGACGGCGTCCTGGTGCGTCCCTCGGTCTCCGCCGGACAGATCGCCGCGGTGCGCGGCGTGTCGGCCCGGATCGGCCAGCACATCGGGGACCCGCCGCGGCGACACGTCTACCGGTTCCCACCCCCGACCAGACAGGCCGTCGTCGAGCCGGTCGACCCGGAGCAGCGCCTGGCGATGTTCGCCGGTCTGGCCGAGCTGGCCGACGAGGACCCGCTGGTCGACCTGCGGCTGGACGAGCGGGAGGCGGAGGCGGTAATCCGCCTGCACGGCGAGGTGCAGAAGGAGGTGCTGGCCGCCCTCATGGCGGACCGCTACGGCGTCCGGGTGCGGTTCTCCGGCACGTCGACGGCCTGCATCGAACGGGTCGCCGGCACCGGAACCGCCGAGGAACGGGCGAACGAGCGCGGCAATCCCTACCTGGCCGGGTTGGGTCTGCGGATCGAGGCGGCCCCGGTCGGGCACGGCATCGAGTTCCGGCCGGGTGTCGAGCCCGGCCGACTGCCACCGGCGTTCGTCGCCGCCACCGAGGAGGGCGTGCGGGCCGCCCTCCGGCAGGGCCGGTACGGCTGGCCGGTCACCGACTGCACGGTCACCATGACCGCCTCCCGGTACTGGCCGCGACAGAGCAGTTCGCACCAGAAGTTCGCCAAGTCCATGTCGAGCGTGGCGGCGGACTTCCGCAACCTCGCCCCGGTCGTGGTCGCCGCGGCGTTGCGACGGGCGGGTACCCGGGTGTGCCAGCCGGTCGAGCGGTTCGACGTCAACCTTCCGCAGCGTGCCGTGGAGACGGTGATGGCGCTGCTGGGCCGGTTGGGCGCGGTCGTCCACGACACCACACTGGCCGGCGGGTACCTGGAGGTGAGCGGCACCCTGCCGTCCGCGCGGGTGCCACAGGTCGTCGCCGCGCTGCCCGACCTCACCGGTGGCGAGGCCGTCCTGAGCACCACCTTCGACCACTACGCGCCGGTCACGGCCGAGGAGTCACCGACGGCGCCCCGGCGCGGACCCGATCCGGGCGACCGGGAGGCGTGGTTCCGCGCCGTACCGCGGTAG
- a CDS encoding M56 family metallopeptidase: MSLALALATGATVVAWWGPAALRLCFRHVADPFAMLLGWFGLLAAVIATFVLTIAMLLAPDSARQWALHDLARLCWHWARPDRRPAADEIAGAVGALILLAVLTRFTATCARRARRAHHARRAHADLLTLAGGPAESGAAAVLWIPHPTPMAYSIGGTRGLTVLASAAGDLPADQLAAVLSHERAHLRERHHLLVAAVEGLAAAVPWLPLTRQAPSAVRLLVELRADAAAVRECGETAVRDALLTFAGAPHPLSTLSMAGADVAVRLQRLQGRHPHRRNLLARVVLASAALIAPLGVGVATGILFCR; this comes from the coding sequence GTGAGCCTCGCGCTCGCCCTCGCCACCGGGGCGACGGTCGTCGCCTGGTGGGGCCCGGCCGCGTTGCGGCTGTGCTTCCGCCACGTCGCCGACCCGTTCGCGATGCTGCTCGGCTGGTTCGGTCTGCTCGCCGCCGTGATCGCCACCTTCGTTTTGACCATCGCGATGCTCCTCGCACCGGACAGTGCCCGGCAGTGGGCGCTGCACGACCTCGCCCGCCTGTGCTGGCACTGGGCGCGACCCGACCGGCGACCCGCCGCCGACGAGATCGCCGGAGCGGTCGGAGCCCTGATCCTGCTGGCCGTGCTCACCCGGTTCACGGCGACGTGCGCCCGCCGGGCCCGCCGCGCCCACCACGCGCGGCGGGCCCACGCGGACCTGCTCACGCTCGCCGGCGGGCCGGCGGAGTCCGGTGCGGCGGCGGTACTGTGGATTCCGCACCCGACCCCGATGGCCTACAGCATCGGCGGAACCCGCGGGCTGACTGTCCTGGCCAGTGCCGCCGGTGACCTCCCGGCGGACCAGCTCGCCGCGGTGCTCAGTCACGAACGCGCCCACCTGCGCGAGCGCCATCATCTCCTCGTCGCCGCCGTGGAAGGGCTCGCGGCAGCCGTACCGTGGCTGCCGCTGACCCGGCAGGCGCCCTCGGCCGTGCGTCTGCTCGTCGAACTGCGCGCCGACGCCGCAGCGGTCCGAGAATGCGGCGAAACCGCGGTACGCGACGCGCTGCTGACCTTCGCCGGCGCGCCGCACCCGTTGTCCACGCTGTCGATGGCCGGGGCCGACGTGGCCGTCCGCCTGCAACGCCTCCAGGGACGCCACCCGCACCGTCGCAACCTGCTCGCCCGCGTCGTGCTCGCCTCCGCCGCCCTGATCGCACCGCTGGGCGTCGGCGTGGCCACCGGAATCCTGTTCTGCCGGTAG
- a CDS encoding BlaI/MecI/CopY family transcriptional regulator, translated as MAELGKLESAVMDVLWRAANPLLVRDVLDAVTADRALAYTTVLTVLDNLHRKGWVVRDKDGKAYRYRAAGTREEITARTVRRVIETSAHPDLVLLHFARSASDHELHILRRVIDERESDA; from the coding sequence GTGGCGGAACTGGGCAAACTCGAATCGGCCGTGATGGACGTCCTCTGGCGTGCCGCCAACCCCCTGCTCGTGCGCGACGTCCTCGACGCGGTGACCGCCGACCGGGCCCTGGCCTACACCACCGTGCTCACCGTGCTGGACAACCTGCACCGCAAGGGCTGGGTCGTACGGGACAAGGACGGCAAGGCCTACCGCTACCGTGCCGCCGGCACCCGCGAGGAGATCACCGCGCGCACCGTGCGTCGGGTCATCGAGACGAGCGCCCACCCCGACCTGGTGCTCCTGCACTTCGCCCGGTCCGCCTCCGACCACGAGCTGCACATCCTGCGTCGGGTCATCGACGAGCGGGAGTCCGACGCGTGA
- a CDS encoding DUF305 domain-containing protein, with amino-acid sequence MKPTILRRAALAGVALTALLATAACGGADDTGGMAHGTGGSTPSASSSADASANDADVMFAQMMIPHHQQAVAVADLAPTRASDPELKDLAAKIKAAQDPEITTMKGWLTAWGRPTDLPSDHSMPGMSATPGHDMPGMSASPGRDMPGMDAGMPGMMSEQQMTDLAAAKGAAFDRMFAQMMIAHHNGAIDMARTEQAEGSNPEAKALAARIAADQASEVQILQRILDRL; translated from the coding sequence ATGAAGCCCACCATCCTGCGCCGCGCCGCCCTCGCGGGCGTCGCTCTGACCGCCCTGCTCGCCACCGCCGCATGCGGCGGCGCGGACGACACCGGCGGCATGGCCCACGGCACCGGCGGCTCGACGCCGAGCGCGTCGTCCTCGGCCGACGCCAGCGCGAACGACGCGGACGTGATGTTCGCCCAGATGATGATTCCGCACCACCAGCAGGCGGTCGCCGTGGCCGATCTGGCTCCGACCCGCGCGAGCGACCCCGAACTGAAGGACCTGGCTGCCAAGATCAAGGCGGCGCAGGACCCGGAGATCACGACCATGAAGGGGTGGCTCACGGCCTGGGGCAGGCCCACGGACCTGCCGAGCGACCACAGCATGCCCGGCATGAGCGCCACGCCCGGCCATGACATGCCCGGCATGTCCGCCAGCCCCGGGCGCGACATGCCCGGTATGGACGCGGGCATGCCCGGCATGATGTCCGAGCAGCAGATGACGGACCTCGCCGCCGCCAAGGGCGCCGCGTTCGACAGGATGTTCGCCCAGATGATGATCGCCCACCACAACGGCGCCATCGACATGGCCAGGACCGAGCAGGCCGAGGGCAGCAATCCCGAGGCCAAGGCGCTCGCCGCGAGGATCGCCGCGGATCAGGCCAGCGAGGTGCAGATCCTGCAGAGGATCCTCGACCGGCTGTAG
- a CDS encoding DUF6153 family protein — protein sequence MTLGVFGMHTLGHPAEAGAGALHAGHASTVHASVTAPAADGSPGHHDGMHAFTVCLAVLGGAMVLGALSLLRHRRRISGAPLGLRSRDIRPDRGPPRRPIGLRLRAGTVLRT from the coding sequence GTGACGCTCGGCGTGTTCGGCATGCACACCCTCGGCCACCCGGCCGAGGCCGGGGCCGGGGCCCTCCACGCCGGGCACGCGAGCACCGTTCACGCGAGCGTCACCGCACCCGCCGCCGACGGCTCGCCCGGGCACCACGACGGGATGCACGCGTTCACCGTGTGCCTCGCGGTGCTGGGTGGCGCCATGGTGCTCGGCGCCCTGTCCCTGCTGCGGCACCGCCGCCGGATCTCCGGCGCGCCGCTTGGCCTCCGCTCCCGGGACATTCGCCCGGACCGGGGTCCGCCCCGCCGGCCCATCGGGCTGCGACTGCGAGCCGGAACGGTCCTGCGCACGTGA
- a CDS encoding heavy metal translocating P-type ATPase: MTRHDADHGRHQHGGHAAHGGGHDKHAGHDPEQFRRRFWLSLALTVPIVATSHMVMDWFGYRLDLPGVTWVGPVLGTVVFGYGGWPFLVGGVREVRDRAPGMMLLISMAITVAYVASLATSLGGFSLDFWWELAALVTIMLLGHWQEMKAIGQAQGALAALAALLPDDAERLDDSGRAHPVPVGDLRVGDVVLVRSGGRVPADGRIVDGAAVLDESMITGESRPVPRAAGDRVVAGTVATDSTLRVRVDAVGEDTALAGIGRLVAEAQSSAGRAQVLADRFAAWLFYLATAAALITFGTWWALGDLDQAVVRTVTVLVIACPHALGLAIPLVIALSTAVSARAGILVKDRTALERMRGVDAVLFDKTGTLTRGAHTLTAVAATAGHAEDDVLRIAGAVEADSEHPLARALTAAAHDRGPTPPARDFRSLTGRGVRAVVDGTPYAVGGPALLRELDATVPAELDAASARWSARGAAVLHLVRLPADGRPEPVGAFALEDEVRPEARQAITELREQGVRKIAMITGDARPVAEAVAADLGFRPGVDEVFAEVLPADKDRAVAELRAQGLRVAMVGDGVNDAPALARADVGIAIGAGTDVAIESAGVVLASSDPRGVTGVIRLSRASYRKMVQNLAWAAGYNVVAIPLAAGVLAWAGLTLSPAVGAVLMSASTIVVALNAQLLRRVRLTPSSD, from the coding sequence ATGACACGTCACGACGCCGACCACGGGCGGCACCAGCACGGCGGCCACGCCGCCCACGGCGGCGGGCACGACAAGCACGCCGGTCACGACCCGGAGCAGTTCCGGCGCAGGTTCTGGCTGAGCCTCGCGCTGACCGTGCCGATCGTGGCCACCAGCCACATGGTCATGGACTGGTTCGGCTACCGGCTGGACCTCCCCGGCGTGACCTGGGTCGGGCCGGTGCTCGGCACGGTGGTGTTCGGCTACGGCGGCTGGCCGTTCCTGGTCGGTGGTGTGCGCGAGGTCCGCGACCGGGCGCCCGGCATGATGCTGCTGATCTCGATGGCGATCACCGTCGCCTACGTCGCGTCCCTGGCCACCAGCCTCGGTGGGTTCAGCCTCGACTTCTGGTGGGAGCTGGCGGCGCTGGTGACCATCATGTTGCTGGGCCACTGGCAGGAGATGAAGGCCATCGGTCAGGCCCAGGGCGCGCTGGCCGCGCTCGCCGCGTTGCTGCCCGACGACGCCGAACGCCTCGACGACTCCGGTCGCGCCCACCCGGTCCCGGTCGGCGACCTGCGGGTCGGCGACGTGGTGCTGGTGCGCTCCGGTGGCCGGGTGCCGGCCGACGGGCGGATCGTCGACGGCGCCGCCGTGCTGGACGAGTCGATGATCACGGGGGAGTCCCGGCCGGTGCCCCGCGCCGCCGGGGACCGGGTGGTCGCCGGCACCGTGGCCACCGACTCCACCCTGCGGGTACGCGTCGACGCCGTCGGCGAGGACACCGCCCTCGCGGGCATCGGCCGGCTCGTCGCCGAGGCCCAGAGCTCCGCCGGCCGGGCGCAGGTGCTCGCCGACCGCTTCGCCGCCTGGCTGTTCTACCTCGCCACCGCCGCGGCGCTGATCACCTTCGGCACCTGGTGGGCGCTCGGCGACCTCGACCAGGCCGTGGTCCGGACCGTCACCGTCCTGGTCATCGCCTGCCCGCACGCCCTCGGGCTGGCCATCCCGCTGGTGATCGCGCTGTCGACGGCCGTCTCCGCCAGAGCCGGCATCCTGGTCAAGGACCGGACCGCCCTCGAACGCATGCGGGGCGTGGACGCGGTGCTGTTCGACAAGACCGGCACCCTCACCCGGGGCGCACACACCCTCACCGCCGTCGCCGCCACCGCCGGACACGCCGAGGACGACGTCCTGCGTATCGCCGGCGCCGTCGAGGCCGACAGCGAGCATCCCCTCGCGCGCGCCCTGACCGCCGCCGCGCACGACCGCGGACCGACGCCCCCGGCCCGCGACTTCCGGTCCCTGACCGGTCGGGGCGTGCGGGCCGTCGTCGACGGCACCCCCTACGCCGTCGGCGGCCCCGCCCTGCTGCGGGAACTCGACGCCACCGTGCCCGCCGAGCTCGACGCCGCCAGCGCCCGCTGGTCGGCGCGGGGCGCCGCGGTCCTGCACCTCGTACGGCTGCCCGCCGACGGCCGCCCCGAACCGGTCGGCGCGTTCGCGCTCGAGGACGAGGTGCGCCCGGAGGCCCGCCAGGCCATCACGGAGCTGCGCGAGCAGGGCGTCCGGAAGATCGCCATGATCACCGGAGACGCCCGTCCGGTCGCCGAGGCGGTCGCCGCCGACCTGGGCTTCCGGCCCGGCGTGGACGAGGTGTTCGCGGAGGTTCTCCCCGCCGACAAGGACCGTGCGGTGGCCGAGCTACGGGCACAGGGGTTGCGGGTGGCCATGGTCGGCGACGGGGTCAACGACGCCCCCGCCCTGGCCCGCGCCGACGTCGGCATCGCCATCGGCGCCGGCACCGACGTGGCCATCGAGTCCGCCGGGGTGGTCCTGGCCTCGTCCGACCCGCGCGGGGTCACCGGCGTGATCCGGCTCTCCCGTGCCTCCTACCGCAAGATGGTGCAGAACCTCGCCTGGGCCGCCGGCTACAACGTCGTGGCCATCCCGCTGGCCGCCGGTGTGCTGGCCTGGGCGGGCCTCACCCTGAGCCCCGCCGTCGGCGCGGTGCTGATGTCCGCCTCCACCATCGTCGTGGCGCTCAACGCGCAACTGCTGCGCCGCGTACGCCTCACCCCCTCGTCCGACTGA
- a CDS encoding M23 family metallopeptidase, which yields MTAERPYDSRPRRRAVRVASVVGVLAALVAAAVVVVPLLRPGPRPAFHLPVACGETWRLSTYPGHDDYDVDLFPTTGEAWGRPVLASAAGTVTVAGINGSLGGRTPQDPDGPKGRGGGYWVKIDHGGRWETQYLHLLEPPSVRAGQRVARGDQLGRVGSTGNSGAPHLHYEQRRGWEKVETHFDGVPSGITSDDRAYTVRLTSANCPPARR from the coding sequence ATGACCGCCGAGCGACCGTACGACTCCCGCCCGCGCCGCCGCGCGGTCCGCGTCGCGTCGGTCGTCGGCGTGCTCGCGGCGCTGGTCGCCGCCGCGGTGGTCGTGGTGCCACTGCTGCGGCCGGGTCCACGGCCGGCCTTCCACCTTCCGGTGGCCTGCGGCGAGACGTGGCGGTTGTCCACCTATCCCGGGCACGACGACTACGACGTCGACCTGTTCCCGACCACGGGTGAGGCGTGGGGCCGCCCGGTGCTGGCGTCCGCCGCCGGCACGGTCACCGTGGCGGGGATCAACGGCTCCCTGGGCGGTCGTACCCCGCAGGACCCGGACGGGCCGAAGGGGCGGGGCGGCGGTTACTGGGTCAAGATCGATCATGGTGGACGGTGGGAGACGCAGTACCTGCACCTGCTCGAACCGCCGTCGGTGCGGGCCGGCCAGCGGGTGGCCCGGGGCGACCAGCTCGGACGGGTCGGCAGTACCGGGAACTCCGGCGCGCCGCACCTGCACTACGAGCAGCGTCGGGGCTGGGAGAAGGTGGAGACCCACTTCGACGGCGTGCCGTCCGGGATCACCTCCGACGACCGCGCGTACACGGTGCGGCTCACCAGCGCGAACTGCCCCCCGGCCCGGCGCTGA
- a CDS encoding cellulose-binding protein, protein MRSVVRHRFLAGFTAAAATAAVAAVLPMTYASGALDAANSTSIIANAANLSIGAGADGSSKAAGTSYGNVVDGDLGTYWSPVGTTGRISVKWGSATTVASVAVREAAGAVGVIGSWRIVNNDTGAVLASGAGAGVVTFAATSLRKINFEITSATGTPRVAEFETYAPGATTPPPSTPPPTGGPTTPPPSTPPPSGGVLYVAPTGTDGAAGTQANPTTLTSAIGRITAGGTIWLRGGTYRYAQTVTIGQGNNGTSSARKNIFAYPGETPVLNFSAQSEDPANRGLQIGGSYWHIRGLVVERAGDNGILLAGNNNIIERVVTRHNRDSGLQLSRLVANAPRDQWPSNNLVVSTESHDNVDSDGEDADGFAPKLTVGPGNVFRYTVSHHNIDDGYDLYTKNDTGAIGPVTIESSLAYDNGTLSNGGQAGNGDRNGFKLGGEDIGVNHTVRGNIAYRNGQHGFTYNRNLGSMTVSNNASIDNTERNFTFDGGSSVFRNNTSCDGGSNDRIVGNSDSSNQFWSGTNGSRCSSYTGALGWSFAADGRLVVTFGGRVVTP, encoded by the coding sequence GTGAGAAGCGTAGTGCGACACAGATTTCTTGCCGGCTTCACCGCCGCCGCGGCCACCGCCGCGGTCGCCGCGGTGCTGCCGATGACGTACGCGTCGGGCGCGCTCGACGCGGCGAATTCAACATCGATCATCGCCAATGCTGCGAATCTCAGTATCGGAGCCGGCGCCGACGGCTCCAGCAAGGCTGCCGGCACCAGTTACGGCAATGTGGTGGACGGCGACCTGGGCACCTACTGGTCGCCGGTCGGCACGACCGGGCGCATCTCGGTCAAGTGGGGCTCCGCCACCACGGTGGCCTCGGTCGCCGTCCGGGAGGCGGCCGGCGCGGTCGGGGTGATCGGCTCGTGGCGGATCGTCAACAACGACACCGGGGCCGTCCTGGCCAGTGGCGCCGGAGCGGGGGTCGTCACGTTCGCCGCCACCTCGCTCCGAAAGATCAACTTCGAGATCACCAGCGCGACGGGGACGCCGAGGGTCGCCGAGTTCGAGACGTACGCCCCCGGGGCGACCACCCCGCCGCCGAGCACCCCGCCGCCCACCGGCGGGCCGACCACCCCGCCGCCGAGCACGCCGCCACCGTCGGGCGGCGTGCTGTACGTGGCGCCGACCGGCACCGACGGCGCGGCCGGCACGCAGGCGAACCCGACGACGCTCACCTCCGCGATCGGCCGGATCACCGCCGGCGGCACGATCTGGCTGCGCGGGGGCACCTACCGCTACGCGCAGACCGTCACCATCGGCCAGGGCAACAACGGCACGTCGAGCGCGCGCAAGAACATCTTCGCCTACCCCGGTGAGACCCCGGTCCTGAACTTCTCGGCCCAGAGCGAGGACCCGGCGAACCGCGGCCTGCAGATCGGCGGGTCGTACTGGCACATCCGCGGCCTCGTCGTCGAACGGGCCGGGGACAACGGCATCCTGCTCGCCGGAAACAACAACATCATCGAGCGGGTGGTGACCCGCCACAACCGGGACTCGGGGCTGCAACTGTCCCGACTGGTGGCCAATGCCCCCCGCGACCAGTGGCCCTCGAACAACCTCGTCGTCAGCACCGAGTCGCACGACAACGTCGACTCCGACGGTGAGGACGCCGACGGGTTCGCCCCGAAGCTCACCGTCGGCCCGGGGAACGTCTTCCGCTACACCGTGTCCCACCACAACATCGACGACGGCTACGACCTCTACACCAAGAACGACACCGGGGCGATCGGCCCGGTGACCATCGAGTCCTCCCTCGCCTACGACAACGGCACCCTGAGCAACGGCGGCCAGGCCGGCAACGGCGACCGCAACGGCTTCAAGCTCGGCGGCGAGGACATCGGGGTGAACCACACCGTCCGGGGCAACATCGCCTACCGCAACGGCCAGCACGGGTTCACCTACAACCGCAACCTCGGCTCGATGACGGTGTCGAACAACGCCAGCATCGACAACACCGAGCGCAACTTCACCTTCGACGGCGGCTCCTCGGTGTTCCGGAACAACACCTCCTGCGACGGCGGCTCGAACGACCGGATCGTCGGCAACTCCGACAGCTCGAACCAGTTCTGGTCCGGCACCAACGGATCCCGGTGCTCCTCGTACACCGGAGCCCTGGGCTGGTCCTTCGCGGCCGACGGCCGCCTGGTCGTGACGTTCGGCGGCCGGGTGGTCACCCCCTAG
- a CDS encoding SCP2 sterol-binding domain-containing protein gives MTSIDAFFDRLRRDGADDRLVRVSGSVRFDIRGERGLRHWRLDIDRGRLRVTEDDGPASAVIRMSEQTAEALVAGEMNGLAAINRGEIMVDGDLALALRLGRLLPAPAANGRHGGGGA, from the coding sequence GTGACGTCGATCGACGCCTTCTTCGACCGTCTGCGCCGCGACGGCGCGGACGACCGTCTCGTCCGGGTCAGCGGCAGCGTGCGGTTCGACATCAGGGGAGAGCGGGGCCTGCGCCACTGGCGGCTCGACATCGACCGCGGGCGGCTGCGGGTCACCGAGGACGACGGCCCCGCCTCGGCAGTGATCAGGATGTCCGAGCAGACGGCCGAGGCGCTGGTGGCAGGCGAGATGAACGGACTGGCGGCGATCAACCGGGGGGAGATCATGGTCGACGGGGATCTCGCGCTGGCGCTGCGGCTCGGGCGACTGCTACCCGCGCCGGCGGCGAACGGCCGGCACGGTGGAGGCGGCGCGTGA